CTCGATATGCTGACGCAAAATCCGGACACAGAGTGAATGGAAGGTGCAGATTGTGGGACGATCCGGAGGCGGACCCTCTTCGCCTTTAGCCTTTCGCGGCTGCTTGGGTTGTTTGGGAAGCAGCTCCGTGACGCGCTCCTGCATCTCACGAGCGGCCTTGTTGGTAAACGTCACCGCCAGAATGTTGCTGCGCTGAATGCCTTCGGAGACCATGTAGGCGATCCGATGAGTGATCACCCGGGTCTTGCCCGTGCCAGCGCCCGCCAAGATCAGGACAGGCCCCTCCGTGGTCAAAACGGCCTCACGTTGCTGCGGATTCAGGGAACCTAAACTAATCATGCGCGGCGGGAGTGTAGGAATCGTCCCCGCGAACGCAAGCGCAGGAATGAGGGGGAAACCAAGCCCGAGCGGACTCACACCGCAGAGACGGGGAGAACGCAGGGAGGGAGAGCAACGGGTGAACCACGGATTTCGCTGATCCCACCTTCTCATGAGTTCCCAGATCCGCCGCCGCGCCGAGAACCCGCAGGGTTCAAAGAGATTAACCGGGTGAGCGAACATCCCCGGAACCGATCCCTGAAAGAGAGCGCATCGCGCAGCGATGCCGCTTGGTGGGACAGACAATGACCACAGCCGTAGGGGGAAAGTTTTGGATTCTAGGAACCCTCGCCGCCGCCTTCCAGCCGTTTGATGTCTTCCTTGAGGAAGTTCACAACATCCCGGAATTTTGCCTCGTTGGCAGGATTCAGGCGAACGATGACTTCGTGGGCTTCCAAACTGACTTTCGAGCACTCCAGGCGGGAGGTCCGACTCGCGGAGGGAGGCACCGGGATCCACTGCTCTGGATACCCCGAATGCTGGGGCTTGAGCCGGAAATATTCATCGAGGCCCAGGTTGCGAATGAGCTCCGCCACCCGGACATTGGCACCCAACAGCTCGATCACATGGGTTCCGGCTTGAAGATTGCCCAAACCAAACTCCTGCTCCAACCCGGCGAGAGTCCCCAGGAATGAGCTGTCCATGACGACACATTCGCGAAGATCCAACGCGAACTGCTGAATCTCCTTCGCCCTCAGCTCTTGAACTAAGGAAAGGAACTCAGCCCCGATGACGCAGTTGGCGCGACCCGTGACCTTAATCCAGGCCACTCCGCCCTCGAGCGTATAAGACAAACTGGCGCTAGATTCACTCATGGTGTCGGGTTATTTCAGACGGCAGCACGACCACGGGCCGTGCCTCCGGAGGCGCTCCCACTCAGAATATGTACTAAGGTCTGCTGGAGCACCAGCCGCGCCTCCAGGCTGCTGAATATCAGGCTCCGGTTGCAAGCCAGGAGAGACTCCATCGCCCTAACCAACTCAGCCGCAGTATATTGACGGCAATGAGAAATAGTCTTGTGAAGCACATAGGGGTGCAGCGCGGCCGGGTTAAACCGCTTCTCGCTTGGGAGTTTTTCCGGCGGGATACGTTGCAGCTGAGAGGGATAGCGACGCCAGTCTTGCTCGGGCTTGAGCCACTTGAGACGCAGCAGTTCGCTGACTCCAATCATGGATCGCACCTTGCTGATGAGCCCCATGAGGAGTCCAAACTCGCTTTTGTCCTTGTCGAATTGCATCTCCCACATCTCCTCGTCCAAACAGCGCAAGGCTTTAGCGAGGTTGCGCTCTCCAAATGCCTCGCTCAAGGCAAAGGCTCGAGCCTGCTTGTTACGGGTGACGATGGCATCGACGTCCGACTCGGTGATTTGGCGTCGATCCCCGACATAAAGGCTCAGCTTCTCCACCTCGGACATCAGCTGGCGAGGCTGCGGGCCGACCGACGTGACCAATGCCGCCAAGGCTTCGGGAAAAATCTCCTGTCTCCGCTCGCGCAGGGCCTGAGCTGCTGCGGCCTCCGCCCTCGCCACCCAATTGTCGTCGTCCGACCAAGAGGCGAAAACCTCTACCGTGCCGAGCTTGTCCAAGGTTTTGTAAAAGCTGCGGCGCTTGTCCACCTTGCCCGCGCTGACGATAAGCCGAACGCTGCCCCACTCGAACTTGGCAAGCTCCGCGGCCAACTCGGAGAGGGCCTCGGTTACGGTCCCGGAGGTGGACGTGCGATCATCTCCTAGAAAGGAACAATTCTGCCACCAGATGACTTTGCCTCCCCCGAAGAAGGGAAGAGTGTGGAGCGCTTCCCGCAACTTGCCCAAGGATCGCAGCATCTCCCCGCCGTTGGAGACCTGCCCCTCGATCATCTCGTGATCCATGCCGCCCAACTCCTGGGACCACTGATCGAACAGTGCACGGGCACGGGCTTTGACCGCGAAGTCATCTTCGCCGTGGATCAGGCAGACCGGCTTGGAAGCACCACTGGCCACGATCGTTACTCCCCCTCGCCTTCCATCTCCCCACCGTTCTCCTTGATCCGCTGAAGCATTTCCGTCATGTCATCCAGCTGGGCGAACAGGGCTGCGGAAACGAAAAGAGGCCGCTTCATCGCGGCCACCAAAGCCAGACAATCGCTCGGCCGGGCGTCGATCTCGACCAGCTTTCGCCCCAACTCGTTGGTCTCCTGCAAAATAAGCCGGGCAAAATAAGTCGAGTTCTTCAACTCATTGATGACCACCCGCTCCACATTAATGTTGAACCCCTTCAAGACGCTCAGCATCAAGTCATGGGTCAACGGACGATCCTTGGCAGTGCCGCGCATGAACATCGCAATCACCTGCCCCATCATCTGCTCCACTTGAATCACGAACACCTTCTCGGCATTGCCCAAAAAGATGGCACAGCCATTCGGGGTCTGAAACAGCTCCCGGATTTCGACCGAGACCACATCGTTGCTCATGTGAACACTTTAGGAACCAGTTCCCAAAACACAAGCCCGCGAAAGTCACTTCATAACTTGATCCAGAAGCCCGCCCTCCACATGCTAGCGCGCATGAATTTCCGGACAAAGCTCCTTTCAGCGGATCAGCTGCGGGATTGGCGCCAAGCCCAGCGTGCTGCCGACCGTCGCCTCGTGGTCACAAATGGGTGTTTTGACCTGCTTCACCTCGGCCATGTCACCTACCTCGAGTCCGCCCGTAACCAGGGCGACGCCCTGTTGATCGGGGTCAACGGAGATCAGGCCGTTCGCCAGCTCAAGGGCCCCCAGCGACCGGTGAACGAAGAAACCGACCGTGCCTTGGTTTTGGCCGCCCTGGCCAGCGTCGACGCGGTGTTCATCTT
The window above is part of the Verrucomicrobiales bacterium genome. Proteins encoded here:
- a CDS encoding adenylyltransferase/cytidyltransferase family protein; amino-acid sequence: MNFRTKLLSADQLRDWRQAQRAADRRLVVTNGCFDLLHLGHVTYLESARNQGDALLIGVNGDQAVRQLKGPQRPVNEETDRALVLAALASVDAVFIFPEATATRFLSAAQPDIYVKGGDYTLETLNQEERRAVESAGGRIVLIPFVAGKSTTATLAKIAKL
- a CDS encoding STAS domain-containing protein, producing MSESSASLSYTLEGGVAWIKVTGRANCVIGAEFLSLVQELRAKEIQQFALDLRECVVMDSSFLGTLAGLEQEFGLGNLQAGTHVIELLGANVRVAELIRNLGLDEYFRLKPQHSGYPEQWIPVPPSASRTSRLECSKVSLEAHEVIVRLNPANEAKFRDVVNFLKEDIKRLEGGGEGS
- a CDS encoding DNA polymerase III subunit delta, with the translated sequence MVASGASKPVCLIHGEDDFAVKARARALFDQWSQELGGMDHEMIEGQVSNGGEMLRSLGKLREALHTLPFFGGGKVIWWQNCSFLGDDRTSTSGTVTEALSELAAELAKFEWGSVRLIVSAGKVDKRRSFYKTLDKLGTVEVFASWSDDDNWVARAEAAAAQALRERRQEIFPEALAALVTSVGPQPRQLMSEVEKLSLYVGDRRQITESDVDAIVTRNKQARAFALSEAFGERNLAKALRCLDEEMWEMQFDKDKSEFGLLMGLISKVRSMIGVSELLRLKWLKPEQDWRRYPSQLQRIPPEKLPSEKRFNPAALHPYVLHKTISHCRQYTAAELVRAMESLLACNRSLIFSSLEARLVLQQTLVHILSGSASGGTARGRAAV
- a CDS encoding bifunctional nuclease family protein; translation: MSNDVVSVEIRELFQTPNGCAIFLGNAEKVFVIQVEQMMGQVIAMFMRGTAKDRPLTHDLMLSVLKGFNINVERVVINELKNSTYFARLILQETNELGRKLVEIDARPSDCLALVAAMKRPLFVSAALFAQLDDMTEMLQRIKENGGEMEGEGE